Genomic segment of Pongo pygmaeus isolate AG05252 chromosome 1, NHGRI_mPonPyg2-v2.0_pri, whole genome shotgun sequence:
TACACATACTGGCCCTAAATGTTCAGCATAAtttaagagggaaagaaaaaagttggCTTTTCAGACAAAATTTTGTGTGAACTGAACAATGTCAGACTATGCTTCTTTGGGtccaaataatttcaactttacaGCTCTCAGATGTTCTGGCAGCTCATTCTTTGTTCATTTCACCTATTATACAAGTGTTTCTGGGTCCAGGCCACAGAGCAAAATAGAcacaaataaatcaaataataaatgtttcataTAAAGGAGAAAATGCTAATGGTCTGTTATCTATACCAGCAgtccccaacttttttggcaccagggactggtttcatggaagacaatttttgcaGGGACCCAGGGAGTGCGGGGTAGCGGGCGGCAGGATGGCTTTGGGACGAAACTTCcgcctcagatcatcaggcactgAGGAgcctgcaacctagatccctcacatgcgcagttcacaacagggttcgtgctcctatgagaatctaatgccgctgctgtgacagggggcggagctcaggtggtaatgcttgctcacctgccgctcacctcctgctgtgcagcccagttcctgacaggccatggaccagtacggtctgtggcctgggagttggggacccctgatctaTACTACTGCACTGTAGGCTCTAAGGgaacttaaaaacagaaaaataatgggGAGAAGGTGTTTGTAGAACACAGAAATGTCAGCAAAGGCACTGAGTATCTACTCCTGAGTGGTTACCTTTCCCTGTCCCTTCAGTTGCCCTCAGCCATGCTTTCGGTGTCACATTCTTTTGGTGGTTCTCCTCCTCCCGGCAACTCACTCTCGATTTCCCACAGGACGTCGTCTTCCTCCTCCAAGTTGCTGGAGATATGGCACTTCTTGAACCCCTGGACGATGGACTCACTTGAGATGCTATTCCACGCGACCATGACCCACTCCAGAAAGAGGCCCAGGGGTGGCTTCTTAGCATTCCCGGTTGGGCTCAGCGCCAGGTTCCCAGCCAGAAGCCAGTTGGAGTACTGGGCCCGCACACTGTCATTCAGTGGCTTGTAGACCACGACATCCAGCACCTGAAGCTGTGAGGTCAGACCCCCTGGGATGATCACCATGTCAGTGTTCATGCTTTCCATGGAGTTCTTCACGGAATCTGTGGCATGGCCCCGGAAGCCATTCAAGATCAGCATCCCTCGCTGCTTGGGCACCGCTCCTGTCCTCCGTCTCCACACCACTTCCAACCAGTCCTGCATCAAGTCTTCAGTCATCCACCCATACCGGTGGCAGCGGATTTCCATCCCACTGGGAAACTTCCCCGGGGGGATATACGTTCCCCTCAAAATGATGTACGGTGGTAACTTCCTCCCATCAGCCAAGACACCAAGCATTGCTgtgattttcagtttttccctgcCTGGTGTCTTGACCAAGACAGGCTTTTCGCCCTGGTTATCAACAGTTACCCGTGACGGCACCTCTAAACAAATGGGCGTCTCATCTGCATTCCCCATCTGAGCTACCTCGTAGTCATGCGCCCTGCGCAGAGCCAGGACACTACGCTGGTAAGTGACAAGTTTCTCAGTCAGGTCTTCTGGCAGGTGCTGGGGCACGGGCACTTTATGCCTCAGAGACAGGTCATACCTTCTCATCATTCTTCGACACCAACCCAAGCTTGCCTTGAACCCTTTCTCTGGAATGTTCATCTCCTGGGCGATTTCGAGAGCTTTCAGCTGCATCGCCTCCCGGGTGATGGGGTCCCCTTTGGCCTGCATGTATCTGACATATTCGGCCACACGCTGGTCCACCAGAGCAAACCTCCCATTCTTGGGGCCTCGGAATGCCCGCCGCATGGCGTGGGCATTTTGAAGCTGTGGCTTCACTTTGCGCCAGTCTCGAACGTTTTTTTCCAATACTCCAAACTGCTTGGCAGCCTGGCAGTTGTTGGTGCTCTCAGCATATTCCACCACCATCAGCTTGAACCCTGCGTCGTAACTGCGGCGCATGCCCCGGCTGAACTGAAACTTCCCAGCTATGTCATCAGCCGAGAGGTCATACCCTGGGAAGCCCATGGCCATGTAGAAGGGGTACCCCTCACTCCACTCGGGCAGCTCTGTGATATCCCGAGGCAGACGGAGGCCAAAGCTGTCAAAGTGCTGAGGCTGAGGAAACTGGGAGGTAGCATTCATTGGGTTTGGCCAGTCTGGAGGCTTTACGTCAGATTCTTCATTTTCTGGGAGACAAACAGTGAGGGGCAAAAATAATGCCAGTAAGTAAAATGGCTTATACCCTGATTTTTGGGGGTTGAAATGCTAAGAATACCTTAATCTGAAGTTCACCAAAAGTAGTAACTTTAATAACAGGTAACATTGCCTAAGGCCTTATCCATATGCCAATTTACATGGACTACCCACACCTAGTTCTCTTAATAACTCTAAGTATCACTGTTCCTTCTTTGCAGATGAAGAAGGGGAGGCTACAGAGGTTACATAATGCACCAAGGTAGCCAAGccagaaagtggcagagctgggaactGAACAGAGGCACCAAGCTTGGACCAAATAATTTGGGGGCCATGTATGCATCaaaatactttttatgtgaatgagaagccaaatgttaagcATACTACCATATAATATTACAGAGATGCATCATGGCCTGAATCATATCCCTTTAGAACCAAGAAAACCTATAGCAAAAACCACACTTAGCAAAGTGAAGCTTATAAGGCAGAAAATTAGTTCTTGCACATTAACGGTGGAACGGGGTTTCACTTTATATTTAGAAGGTGGTCACAGAAGTTGAGTATGATTTGGGGAAATTACCCTATCTCACCCAAACGGAAATGTCATCAGTTGTAGGATGCATCATTATGTGccattaagaaagaaaacactgcTAATTAAACTATGACATGCCACTGATTTTAAGAGGCATTCTCAATTTCAGAGACAGTAAAGCAATGGGAGAAAAACAGGTCTCAGAGTCAGTGAAATATGGCATTTTAAACTCTTACTTCcggagaaaagacaaaactattttgGCCGTCTGGAGGCAATGCTATATTTATTCAACTGCGGCCTCAATAACCATTTTTCTTGACAGAGGACTAGGTACTTCTTAGACACATTTGCTCAAATGTATGCTATGACTGCTATTGCTTTTTCTATCCAGTATGAGATGGACAGGGAGCCAGGTA
This window contains:
- the POGK gene encoding pogo transposable element with KRAB domain isoform X1, whose amino-acid sequence is MESTAYPLNLSLKEEEEEEEIQSRELEDSPADMQKVRICSEGGWVPALFDEVAIYFSDEEWEVLTEQQKALYREVMRMNYETVLSLEFPFPKPDMITRLEGEEESQNSDEWQLQGGTSAENEESDVKPPDWPNPMNATSQFPQPQHFDSFGLRLPRDITELPEWSEGYPFYMAMGFPGYDLSADDIAGKFQFSRGMRRSYDAGFKLMVVEYAESTNNCQAAKQFGVLEKNVRDWRKVKPQLQNAHAMRRAFRGPKNGRFALVDQRVAEYVRYMQAKGDPITREAMQLKALEIAQEMNIPEKGFKASLGWCRRMMRRYDLSLRHKVPVPQHLPEDLTEKLVTYQRSVLALRRAHDYEVAQMGNADETPICLEVPSRVTVDNQGEKPVLVKTPGREKLKITAMLGVLADGRKLPPYIILRGTYIPPGKFPSGMEIRCHRYGWMTEDLMQDWLEVVWRRRTGAVPKQRGMLILNGFRGHATDSVKNSMESMNTDMVIIPGGLTSQLQVLDVVVYKPLNDSVRAQYSNWLLAGNLALSPTGNAKKPPLGLFLEWVMVAWNSISSESIVQGFKKCHISSNLEEEDDVLWEIESELPGGGEPPKECDTESMAEGN
- the POGK gene encoding pogo transposable element with KRAB domain isoform X2 — protein: MESTAYPLNLSLKEEEEEEEIQSRELEDSPADMQKVRICSEGGWVPALFDEVAIYFSDEEWEVLTEQQKALYREVMRMNYETVLSLEFPFPKPDMITRLEGEEESQNSDEWQLQGGTSAENEESDVKPPDWPNPMNATSQFPQPQHFDSFGLRLPRDITELPEWSEGYPFYMAMGFPGYDLSADDIAGKFQFSRGMRRSYDAGFKLMVVEYAESTNNCQAAKQFGVLEKNVRDWRKVKPQLQNAHAMRRAFRGPKNGRFALVDQRVAEYVRYMQAKGDPITREAMQLKALEIAQEMNIPEKGFKASLGWCRRMMRRYDLSLRHKVPVPQHLPEDLTEKLVTYQRSVLALRRAHDYEVAQMGNADETPICLEVPSRVTVDNQGEKPVLVKTPGREKLKITAMLGVLADGRKLPPYIILRGTYIPPGKFPSGMEIRCHRYGWMTEDLMQDWLEVVWRRRTGAVPKQRGMLILNGFRGHATDSVKNSMESMNTDMVIIPGGLTSQLQVLDVVVYKPLNDSVRAQYSNWLLAGNLALSPTGNAKKPPLGLFLEWVMVAWNSISSESIVQGFKKCHISSNLEEEDDVLWEIETNGTLI